In Podarcis raffonei isolate rPodRaf1 chromosome 8, rPodRaf1.pri, whole genome shotgun sequence, the genomic window ttttcctccatgaattagtcttaatcctcttttaaagtcatctaagtcGGTGACCattcctgcctcctgtggaagtgagttccatagtttaactatgagtgacatgaagaagtcctttcttttctctgtcctgagccTCTCAACatacagcttcattggatgtccatcagTTCCAGTGCTATGAGGGATGGAGAAAAAACTTTCTTCCGTCCACTTTTCCCAGACTATGCATAAACTTCTATCGTGTCACTTTTAAAAGATGAGCCTGGATGAGCTGCTGCTTCTATAATAGGAAGCAACTTCTCTGCCTCCTGGTGTGTGCTTGGGGGGAAGGGAGATAggaggctattattattattattattattattattattattattattattttgtttataccccaccccagccactctgggtggctcacagcgtatatcagaacatactaaaacatcaaacattaaaaacctcccgatacagggctgccttcagatgtcttctaaaagtcatactTACTCCTTGGAGACATCAGTGCATTCTGAACATGCATTTCAAAGCAGAAAAAAGTGTGTGTTCATACATGCTTCCTAGAAACATGCAGCTGCACTTAACCATCTCTCACAAAGCCTGAGGCGGTTGCATGGGGTATGCAGCACAAATGCCCATCTACCTGGTGCCACTACCCATTGTGTGCTCTGTGCCAGCtttcccaacctagtgccctctggCTGTTTTGGACTGTCtgtaactcccaccagcccctatgggatttgtagtccaaaatggctGGAGACCACTAGGCTGAGGGAAGCTGATCTGCACACATTTCCCTCTCAGAAATTGAGGTAGGCATCACCGCATGCAATCCCTTAAACTGAGCGCAGGACACTCTTCTGTGCTCCACTGCGTCCAACTGCAGGGCCGCCTTGTAGTAACTTTGTCATTGCTCAGGGTATGACAGAACTGGGCAAGTCATTGACTGAAAAGTACCGAGCAGGGAAGATGGCGCCTCTCTTGCCCAGCACCAACCAGGAGGAATGGCCCAGCTACACCAGGGCTATGGACGACTGGTCTCGCTTCGTCTCCAGCGCAGGAGAGTTCAAGGTGCCCAACTTTAGCAAAAAAGGTATGAGGTACAGCTGCCTTCAGTATCCTTCGGTCTTTCAGGAAGTTGCACCACAGCCATTTGCTGGCGTGATCAGGTCCTCAAAGTGAGAGCTTCCCCAGGGAGTGGCCTTTGGGACGTACATGGCAAGGTCTCGGATCAACCCCTAAAACTCCTCCAGGTGCTTCCCAGCCTGTGGTCTTGCTTTGTCCACATGGTGATTTTGCCAAGTCATAGAACGGTCATGAAAAAATGTTCCCAAGCCAGGACTGattagaaagaaggttctgtgaACTGGAAGGCAGAAGAACCACGAGGGCCTTTGCACCAATCCCTGATGTCTTTCAGCAACACGTAGTGGAAATGATTAGGATTAGccatccccaacctggtgccctccagaagttttgcaccacaactcccatcagccccgggcaATGCTTGGCCACAGAGACATGCTACAAACAGCCCAAATGGTTTCCTATGAGTGGCGAAGTGTAAAGTTCCCTTCCTGAATGGGGAGCTTTTtcaaatgcaggaatcccaaagCAATCCCCAGCATTGCATGGACTGACTCTGCCCTCCCTCCTGACCTTCCTTTACTTTCTCATTCTGAAGCCACTCAGTGCAGAAGGAAGGAGTTGGGGCACTTGCTTTTCGCACAGCAAGTCTTGCCAAATCCCTGCCATTCCCAGCTTTCCCTGTGGGCCTGCGCATAGGAACACGCCAGAAGCACTTGTGGCTACTTAGCTGCATCAGCCACAGCTGGCAAGGCAGACCAGGAGATTAAGCCCTCTGTGCTTCTTTCACAGTTCTTGGGTTCAGCTGTTATGCCGTGAGGTACTTAAAACCCGACGTCACGCAGACCTGGCGGGTAAGAGACTGTTGTTTGATAGTGTGCATGTTTGGGGTGAGGAGTGAGAGGTGGTGGCTGAAGCAGCTTTTGTCTGGATGCCTGGAGAGAATTTCTGAACCTGGGGTGGCGGAGTAAGGACCTCAGGACCAGGGACAGAATGCGGCCCCCTTTGCCTCTCTCTGGCCCCTGGGATTCTCTGCAAGCTATGTCTCTCACTGCCCCTTTCTCAGGTCGTTTCCTGGCTGGAAAGCATCCTTGAATCTCTGAAAATGAATTTTGTTAGCTTGGAAGCAGaatggagagatgggggggggagagaagtgcagtgtgtgtgtagaaagaaaCTTCAGTTTGTGTGGCTGGCAGAAAGTCCTGCTGGgcatggccaagatattgggaaattctggaaaaggaaggggacaaactgagattgcagagttttgagaaattaaaagagaaggtgagagattggttgcactatcaccaaataaatgaagtgtttaaattggacagtaaaattggcttccaggtggaaaaatcaaaattggagactgaattgttagaatccagtactaagaatctgtcaaaaatgtacaatttgctgctgaaatggaatacacaagatgaaacggttaaatcaagtatgattaaatgggctcaggacattggtcataacatcttgtttgctgactgggaaaagttgtggaccaccgggatgaaattcacggcatgtaatgccttaagagaaaatattatgaaaatgatttataggtggtacataaccccagtcaagcttgcaaagatttaccatttgcctgataataaatgttggaaatgcaaagaaaaggaaggtacattttttcacctttggtggacgtgcccgaagattaaggcattctgggaaatgatctataatgaacttaaaaaggtatttaaatataccttcactaagaaaccagaggcctttctcttgggcattgtcggccaaggggtgttaaagacggatataactttctttatgtatgctacaacagcagctagaatactcattgcaaagtactggaagacacaggatctacccacactggaagaatggcagatgaaagtgatggactacatgggtttggcagaaatgacgagcagaatccgaaaccagggaagagaagcagcggaagaagaatggaaaaagtttaaggactatctaaagaaatactacaaaattaatgaaagttagaatgatgttggactggaaagtaaatggttactattagcaatggttaagacaaggagaataaggaagattagcttaaatctaAAGTAAAATAagagaagatttgctgagtaattgattagaatttggaatacagaaaagggaggcatgaggaagtcgaggaagaaaggtttaagaaattaggatatgaaatgatacttgttttttgtttttttctgttattgtttgtttatgtatttgttgttgttatgtattatgtattgtttgtgtgattataaaaactgtttaataaaaatatttaaaaaaaaaaaagaaagtcctgCTGGGCAAAGgttaagagcaggcataggcaaacttggccccccagatgttttgagactacaactcccatcatccctgaccactggtcctgatagctagggatggtgggagttgtagtcccaaaacatctggagtgccgagtttgtctatgcctggttaAGAGTCACAACTGTTGCCTCTGGCCCCTTGCTGCCTCTGGCCACTACTGGCATACAGGCCCCCAGAGGGTTGCTCCCTAGAGAATGTGGCCCTGAGGCTGGAAAAGATTCTCGGTCCTAACGTTTCTAAGAAGGGCACATTCACAACCAGGGTGTCCAGTCCACAGGGTCTGTTCTGGGGGGAATGGATAACTAAGTAGGGAAGGGAATAAAATGAAATAGAGCAGCCCCAGAGAGGATGTGGCTGGTACTCTGAACAGATGCACTCTACACTGCAGTATTTTGTGTTAGGTTTTGCACTCCACCTTGGATTTAAGATTCAGTTCAAAACTTAAAGCATCATCTTTCTCCCCTGTTTCATGCTAGTATTGCCTCAACCAGAACCCAAGTTTGAGTAGATATGGACCAAAGCCCATGCCTTACAACACTGTGTAAGTATCATCACATACACCTAAATCCCCTTAGGGTTAACAATCACCTCCCCCATAACCCTTGAATAACTcgtctttttgttttgttgcagcaATACCTACAGGAGCTTTGGATCAGCACACAGGTAACTGGCTCTGCTGGTCCCAAAGGAACAAAAGGGGCCAAAAAAATTAAATCCCACCCAATTCAGTGTGAAGAGAGGAAAACGTCACATGCTATTGAATGAAGGCGAGCCAGCCATCAATGCTCATGAGCCAGATACAACCAGTTCATTGTCAACTGGGCAGGCTTTGATCTTGCTCTTTTTGGAGCAAGCCTTCAGGCTCACACATGGCTTTCATTAAGAAGAGCCTTGTTATCTGGGGGCCAAACTGGATGTGACTCGAACcacaatggaactcactcccgcaCGAGGCAGTGAAGGCCACCCACTTAGATGACTTTAAAGAAGGTTAGCCTGTTTCATGGAAGAGAATGCTATTGATGGCTACAAGCCATActgctgctctgcctccatggtcagagacagtagtgcttttgaataccagttgctggaaggagtggggaagagtgctcttgttctcaggtcctgcttgcaggattctcacagccatctggttggccattgtgagaccaggatgctcaactagatgggccattggcctgatccagcaggcttttcttacgcTCTTAAAAGGAACAGAAAAAGGTTTTCAATGTGTATGAATAATCCCCCTCAAAGAATGGTGCTTTTATGACACAGTAAATGAATGTATAGAAAAGGACAGTGGCTGCTGAGAGTACAACTTGCACTAGATTTTCATTCAGCAGGGAAAAGTCATTTTAGTACACTGGATGGACAGTGGAATCGGGAATTCAAAGATGGGAATTCAGAACACTCATCTTTCGCACATGGACAAAACCAACCACCACCAACCGTCCCCAACCTGATACCCTCCAGGTACCATCTTGGTGCTTTGGATTATAACTCCCACAATCCCCATTCACTATGGCCATCAATGGGAGTTGTAACCCAAACACCTAGAGGACACCAAGTTCGGCAAGGCTGGACAAGACTCTTTGTACACCACCCCTAAGTCAACTAATGGCCCAGGAAGCAGCACCAATGCTCCCAGCTCAAGCGATCTGACCTTGGGCGACTCCAATTTCAAAATAACTGATTGTGGATATATGAAATGGTCTCTTCTGTTGCTTTCTAGCCGCTCTCACTATCTCCAACCTTGGCGCTAGGAGACAGGCCACAGAAAAAGAAGCCACATGAATCTTCTTCAGCTTTTGAACATCCACAAGGAATAAATGCTATTGGTTCAACAAGGAAGGTGCAGAGAAGGCGTTTCCTGGTCAAATAAAATACACTTCAAAGTGGGGGATGAGGAAACAGGAGGGGAGCAGCAAGGATAGctagttccccccaccccaaaactgtCTTGGCCTTCTTCCCAGCATGCTACAGCAAAGTGGTTCACAACGAAGAGACTGCTGGCCAGCCTTCACTGAGCATGTCTTACCAGATTCAGGAGGTACCATCTTTGGTTCTTTGCAGCCATCAAGCCTGTTGGCCCAGAGCTTTTCAATGTATTGCTGCAACAAAATGAAGACTAGTgggacttaaaagggaaagcaTTGCCAGGGGCCAGAGAATGGGCGATCCGTTGAAGTCCCTGATCACAGAACTTTCAGGTTCAGAGACAGCACTATGTCTGGTAGGGGATGCATTTTTTGAGGTAAAGGACAGGAAGGGGGAGCAGATGGGAACGTCTCTTTGTAGCTCCTATCCCCCAGTTTGCAGTCTCAGTGCTATATGAAGTGGTTCTGTTGTGATCATGATGGAAGCGAGGAGAGGTGATTTCTGGCCTCTGTATAGCCCAAGCCTGAAGGGCTCCATCACATGAAGTCAGTTAGTCTAACCTTCACCTGTGCCCAAAGGACAAATACAGGGAGCCAGAGCAAAAGGTGGTGCAGGCTGACTTGGCAGCAGCCTGGCTGCACT contains:
- the TEPP gene encoding testis, prostate and placenta-expressed protein, whose product is MAQILDLALCPQDAPPVYASPTVLIPLEPRKVMLSGVKHHIYHPRLPTLRQMDMDTAAFKLTDEHCRTTTTCCKDDFENATFTLAGVPIQRLPSLGMTELGKSLTEKYRAGKMAPLLPSTNQEEWPSYTRAMDDWSRFVSSAGEFKVPNFSKKVLGFSCYAVRYLKPDVTQTWRYCLNQNPSLSRYGPKPMPYNTVNTYRSFGSAHSRSHYLQPWR